The nucleotide sequence CGACGCCAGCTAGGGAAGTGCGACGCAGAAGGAGTGGCCGGATAGCTTCAGCTGGTGGCGTGTGCTCGGCGTGTTGTTGCGGTGCTAGGGTCTGAGGATGGTGCAGGTCTTCCTAAACGGCGATGTGATCGGCGGGAAGGGCAAACATGACAGTGTGGAGGCTGACGGTGGGAGGGTTGGAGCTAGATCCATGCCGGACTAGAGCTCTGAAGATGAACTGACCAAAAGGATGAACAAGATTTGGGGAAAGAAAATTCTGAATCTCGATGAGCTTGTTGTGCGACCAACCCTTCGTGTGAAAGAAATAATGGCCCCCGTGATTTACAGCCCTAATGTTGTATTAGTATTATGCAAATTTCAGGCGGGAGTTTTCCCTCCCTGTAATATTGGCAGAATATCAATACAGATAGTAAAGGTCTTACTTTTTCTTCCATGGAAAAAAGTCTTAGCAGAGAATTTGTAACTGGGCAAAATGAAGATCTAACCCACGGCGTACCACGACCCGATCCATCGTTACGGGGTCATCGACCCAAAAAAAATTGTATCAAGTTCCGGAGGGGTGGCGACCCTCAATTAACATTCCGAATAAGTATACTGCTGGTTGCACCAAGTTCCGGAGGGGTGGCGACCCGCAACCCTCGACCCGGCCCATTCCTCGACCCGGTCGACCCAAGTTCCTGGCAACTACTGATAGCCCTGTTCTCTATGGATGCAAACAAAATTTCATCTCTCTCGGATTTTTTTTGTGTGCAGATAGGAGAGAGGAACACTACTGCTGAGAGGATTCTTATGACTACCAGCAGATCAAGCCTTCCCATGAGTTTGTTGCCAAGGATTTGCATGCAGCGAAGTGGAGTTTCCGCCATTTTAAGAGGTGAGATCAATGCTGTTGTACTGCTTGATCAGGAGTATGCAATGCTATATTTTGATGTATACTACAGTATTATTTTGTTGCTGGTAAACATTATTTCCATCTAAATTATCTGTGAACTAAAATTATGCCCTTTTGTTCAAATAAGATGGATAGCACAGACTGTAATACCGAATTAGACTATCTCCATGGGAGATCGAGATTGTTGGTGGTTCAATCTCTATTGCTCAGTGTCTGGCACTATCAATGACCTGCAGACACAAACAGTGACCACCCAAGCTAATGGTTTTAGATTTAATGTAGATTATATATGCATGAACCCTGTCTCTGGCAGCATCAACGATTTGCAGACACAAACATTCAAATGCTTCTATGTGTAAAATTAAACCAATTGTGATCAGCATAGATTGGTGAATTGTTCCTTGGACCTGCACGGTTATAATTGACATTGTTCTACGTGCTAAGAATGATATTGATTTGTGAATCTAGCGTTATTGTCATGCATGTATGACATGAGCTTGTTCTTATAAACCAGATATTATTGGATGCCTTTTTCTCTGTTTGTTTTTTGGAAAATTTGTGGTTCAGCGTGTAAGAACCATGAACAATCATATTACGATTATTCTTGCGACGGTGTATGGCCCTTAATCAATTATACTGCTGATAAAGTTTACTGTTTTGGGCTCATTTAGTATGTTCCTATTTTCCATTTTTGTACGTTTGTTCCAAGTTTGTGTCTCTACCATGTCCATTTGTACAATGCTTAATGGTATCACAAGTCCTGTGAAGTTTGCATTGTAAAATAGAGACATTGTGGAATATTTGATTCCATTATTTTATTATAAACATGCTAAATAGCTTATGCCCATAAGTTCTCTACGGAGAAGTTTATCGATTCTTGCAAGTGGTTGGTACAAGTTCATACAGTTACACCCACGATATTGGGTTTTCGCGACACATGTTCTACCTAACTAAACTAAGAGCGCTTTcatttattcaaaaagaaaatctttTTATGTTCCTAACGTCTACTTTATGTATTCCAGAATGCGTAAAGTTCACTGAATGTACAGAAATGGCTAAGTTTCTGGTCATTAACACTGTTAAAACTAAACTGCTTGAGGTCTAGGTAAAAAGAGGTACTCTTTCTACAACTATATTAGTATTAGTACCGACATTCATTAAACGGAAAATAACTAATGTAAAATTTATCTGTGAATGACCCATGCATTCGCATAATAAGAACATGCATGGTCTGGTCTGCTAATTATGAAGTGAGAAGTTTATCCAATTTTTTATTTAATTTCTTCATAGGGGTTTGTAGAAACTCATCCAGTTAGCTGCTTTTGACGTGTGACATACACATATGATTGTGATTTTTTTCTCTAAAAGAATCATCCCATCATTATGAAGGGAGAATTTCCGTTGTACGCTTattcgtgcgttgcacgtgcacacttactagtatGTAATAGTGTAAAATTCACACTCCAATATAATTTACACACATATTATGTTATACACACGTACATACTAACACTCATCCAACATTTACACATACACATAAAAACGActcaagaaaaaagaaataaagaagaaAAAACAGAGATAAACAcgcataaaaataaataaattagcatgAACCTGAATTTTTAGACGACTGTCACATAGCAAAAGCACCATAAAATTTATCTTTAAATTTAAACTAACGCCACCATGCAAGACTGCCCTACAAACACACTGATCAAATTATTGGCCGTCTGTCAATACGCATGCCAATTAAACGCACGCCAATTAAGCAAGCTTGCATGCTGCATGCATGCTGTAGTGCTCGTCAGTCGTCACATGCATGAGGCGTTTGAAAAAGTAAATCGACTGACCATAAATTTTATTCCAggcgactgaagtgtggctaaatcgaTTTTATATTAGTACAAAAGTTGACAATACAAAACTgtaaacaacaaaactatagtttTCCGCTCTGATCTGGACTGAGCCTCAAGTTTTCTTCTTCCCGGAGTTGAGGTTTAATATTTTCATTATCTGGACCAACCGAGAACCCTACCATTCAGTTTAAACCTGTTCTGCCCAAATTTTCTTCATATCCATCTCATCTTAACCTAGTCTTAGTTTATTTTGGATTTATAAATCTTTTATTTTAAAATATACTCTCTTGGTCCTAAAAGAAATGAAtaaaaataaatactccctccattcccttatccATTTTTTCGATAAGTTTGTTTTTTGAGGGATCATTTCTCTGATAAGTATTTCCGAACAAAGGGTATTAAAGTTTGCAAATCTTGAAGCAAACCCGGTATGAGCCATTCGGCCCAACTGAACCAGCAGCATTGACCTCTTCTCCAAGCCAAGGAAAAAGAAAAGCCCTCTCCAacctcccctcctctgccctccCAAAAGCCGCCCCCTTCCCAAAGAAAGAACCACACGCGCAGGCACAACCCAcaccccctccgccgccgccgatctcCCTCCGATCCCCCAAGGTAAGCCCCCCTCCCCCCATCCGCCCGATCCCGGATCCCCTCCCGCGATCTCACCTCACCGCATTCCCGCGACTCCCCCTCTCCCAGGAGCCGTCGCGTCGCAGCAGATCCGTCCATGGCGGCGCTGGGGTCCAAGCTGGCGCAGCTGCAGGCCAAGGCCTGCGAGGCGACGCGGTTCGTGGCCAGGAAAGGGTGCGCCTACCACAAGACCCTCATGGAGAAGAACAAGCAGTTCGTCGTGCAGCCCCCCACCGTCGAGAAGTGCCAGGAGCTCTCCAAGCAGCTCTTCTACACCCGCATCGCCAGGTCCATTCCCCATCTCCCTCTCTATACCACCCCGCGGCCCTTGTCTCGCCGTGTCTGGTCACGGATCGATTGCGCGGTCCTCGATGCACATGATCCTGATCGATGCGGTTACTGATGCCATCTGTCAAACCTGTTGTTTTGTTCGTGATTGGAACTGCTGTCCTTGCGTGACTTGTCAGATAGACAGTGCCCTAGGTCATACTGTTAACATATCTTGTTTGGTAAAACCTAATTTATATCGCATTGCATCTTTTGTTGACTTGTGGCTGCTTGATGAATGGTAATACTACATTATGCAAGTGCTCTGATTGAGCAAACTATGAAACAGTGTTACGAAAAATGGGGTGATGCGGTGATCTTATCTTATCTGCAAGAAATGGAACACCGATAGATAAATTGCCGGTATTCATAGAACCTAATTTAGGTTGCCTCTTTGTTTGATTCGTGGATTCTAGATATAAACTAGTAATACTAGTGCATTACTAGAAGTGTTCTGATTGAAGAAACTATGAAACTGTATTTCTGAAATGTCGCGATACAAGAATGAAAATGATGAGACATGTTTTATTAGTGGACATGGTTCAGATTGCTGCACAGATTGTTAGTGTGTAACAATCTGTTTATCTAATTCCATCCTGGGGCACTAGCTCATTCCCAATTGGTCTTGTTTCTGACCCAGTAAGTCCTTTGATTGGAACACCAAGTGTTGGCTGAGAGTTTTTCTAAGTTCTCTGTGAACAAAGATGTTATAATAGATAAATTGCCGGTTTTTATATGGTCATGTCTTTCTAGTTCATGTCAATTTCAGAAAAAAAATAGGATTTATGCTTGATTTAACTAATTTCTCATGTCAAAGTGTGCCTTTTCTTATTGTCAGCAAGTTTGTTATTTCTTCAATTCTCCTTTGTGAAGGTTACTCTAGTTATAATGAGTTCTGTTTATATTTCACTGCGTCATAGAATTTGCTCGAGTTATACCTTTCATAATGGTTTTTTGTTCATGATACTATGGTATATTGGTCTATATATGAGGGGGTACTGTCATTATGACTTCTTGAATAGCTGTACTTTGCAAAAGTTTTGTTGAAGGCATCACTCTAAATCTGCACATGCAATTTCCTGAATCATGCTCTAGAACTGCATACCTGCATAGGCCATTCCGTAGTTACGACAATCAAAAGACTGTCAAAAGCTGCTACTCATCACATTTACCCGGCATAGTTTCATATCGAAATGCTGTACTTCATTGGCCGCAGCTTCATTATTCACTGTATCTGTATCACTGACACATGCATGTCTCCTGCAGCCTCCCGGGCCGCTGCGAGGCATTCTGGAAGGAGGCTGACCAAGTGAAGCAGCTGTGGAGAAACAGGAAAGATCTGAACGTGGAGCACGCGGGCATCATGGCGCTGTTCGGCCTCGAGCTCTACGGGTGGTTCTGCGTGGGCGAGATCGCCGGCCGGGGTTTCACCTTCACGGGCTACAGCGTCTGAGCGCCTTCCTTCCATGAGTACCTTCACGCGGTCGTCGTCGATTAAGAGCTGAAGACTCTGTTAGCCAATCAGTTTCTCGTGATGCGCGGTGCGAAGTTttggttttctgaaaaaaaaatacTATTCTTGATGCTGGTGAAAAAAGTACTCGTCGATGAGGTCTAATAATTTGTCGCACGCTTAGTTTACTGATGAAGCCTGGACAGATGAAATGTCTGATGTTTGCCTTGCTTGCTTGCTAAGTTCAGGGCAAGAAATGATGAAATGAATTTCACTTGGTGATGAGGTAGTATAATAATGATCTCCCCATTTCACTTGGTTGAATCCTGGATGGATGAATTTATCTGTAATGTTTGCCTTGCTTGCGTACCAAAATCAGGGCGATTACGCATCCAGAAGAAATGATCTCCCCATTTCATATTTTCATTGCTGGTTCTTTTGCCACGCTGAATTTGTAAATCTAAATCGAAGCGATTGCATACCCATATCACCGAgttaattgcaaaaaaccaccacatttgggacATCAATTGCAGAAAACCACCTAGTCCCTAATtttgtgcaaaaatcaccgcgttTCTAGTAATTATTTTGCAAATTGCACTGATCAGATGATTTGTCCCATTTAACcactttctgacaagtggggccagATTGTAAGAGCAAAATGTTTACACACATACCCCTTGATCTAAAATAGAAAAGCAATCAGCCCCCCACCCCCAGCGCCGTCGCCAACCTGCTGCCTGTTCCTGCTCGAGACGACCGTCACGACCCCCGCggaagctcggggcggcgcggcCCGTTGCCGCCGATTTCGGGCGTTGCCCCGCCCCTCCGCCGGCCAGAATGCTTGCCGCCTCACCGCCATTGCCCGCCAAGGTCGATTAGCGGCAGCCCGGAGATGCTCTTGCGCGGCAGGCGGCAGCTACCCGGAGGAGACTGCGGCGTCCGACGCAAGCTCGTCAGCAGCAGTGCCACACGCGCTGCTTGGCCGGGGACGCCGGAGCGACGCGCTGGGCTGACGGCGGGCGGAGGCGCGCTGGGCCACAGGAGGGGCGTGCTCGCGCTGGGCCGGGGATGCTGGAGTGACGACGAGCAACAGCAGCTGCGGGCGGCGGCGTCCTGGCGCACGATGCCTCTGCGTCTGACCTCCTCCATGGCGACGCCCCGGCACAGCACCTCCCCCGCTCCCCGGCGTTGTTCGGGGACTGGAGGCGCCGCCAGCCTTCAAGGTCGCGAGCAGCCCAGCTCACGCTGCTAGCGCTGATTCCGGCGGACGGCCGGCACCACGCTCCTGGGAGTCAAGCGGCCTGGGCGTCCCGCCCACAAGCTCCGACCTCCTCCATGGAGGAGGGAGGCCACCCCGCCCACGAGCAAGGCCAGGGAGGAGGGAGGCCGTCCCGCCGGAGGCCGCCTCGCCGTGGCCAGCCACCACCTCACAGGAGGAAGGCGACGGGGGTGGGAGGGGGGCCGATtgctttttcatttttttgaatagGGGTGTCTTTGTGAAATCCAGGGAGGTGTATGTCATATTTTTACCAAATCATCGCCTTACAATCCGGtcccacttgtcagaaagtgatcaATCAGGCTAAATCACCTGATCAGTGCAATTTACAAAAAGTTTACTAGAAACGTGGTGATTTTTACACAAAATTAGGGACTAGGTGGTTTTCTACAATTGATGcctcaaatgtggtggttttttgcaattaacTCCATATCACCAGTTCGGACCAGTGATGGATGGACAGTTGTCTGAGATTGCAGCTTGAAACGGCGGTGCAAAGCTGCTGCCGGAGTAGCTGCTCGGCCACACGCCCGCGCAGGCCTCCGCCGGCGATTACCCTGCTGCTCtcccaccggcggcggcggcggcatggttTGCCGGGTGATCACCGGTCGATGACGGGCGAGTCAAATTGCATGGTATAACTCCTTGCGCACGGGGAAACCGGTAGTAAAGCCCCAAGCCACCacgacctcctccccctctcccaaaCCGAGGAAGCGGAGCGCGTGCCCGGAGCCGGGAGATAGGTAGCCGATCGACGGCGGCTGCTCCGGCGACCGTGTCCTCATGTACGCGGCCGCGCGCCGCCTCCTCTCCACCCGCGCCTGCGCCGCCGCGCGGGCGTCCCCCGTGGCCTCGCGGGCGCCCTCCTGCTACTCCGCGGCGCAgtccaagtcgccgccgccgccgccgcggttccCGACGCCCAAGGAGATCCGGCGGGGCCTGGACCAGTACGTCGTCGGCCAAGACAAGGCCAAGAAGGTTAACCTCGGAAACTGCCCCGTTTAGTGCATAATTATCAAGGATTGCGCACAGTTTTCTGCTAAAACAGAGCAGAATTCTAGTAGTGCAAACCATGGATGGATTCAGCAGGGGAGTTGGCTGTGCAGGTGCTCTGCGTCGCCGTGCACAACCACTACAAGAGGATATACAACGAGCCCCCCACCAAGAGGTTAGATTCTTCCCATCCGGCGACTGAATTTGTTGGTGGTGGTTCGTGTACAGTGAGCCCTCCGATGAGTTCTGACTGAGAGTTTCAATTGTGGTTGTGGTGGTGATCAACCCTAGCTCATCCTCGGCGGGTTGTGATGCTGGTACGGCTGGCGACGATGACACTGAGCTCGAGAAGAGTAACATCCTTCTGCTTGGGCCAACTGGATCAGGTACCCGTGGATGCATATCCGTTTTACCGCTTGAATGTTCTAATGTGATGTTGCTTGCTAACTAATGTGATGCGATTGGATCAGGTAAAACACTTCTAGCAAAAACACTCGCTCGCTTTGCGAATGTGCCCTTCGTGATTGCTGATGCAACAGCAATTACACAGGTAAAATCTTGCATTGTGTCACATGCCACTAGAAAGCTCTCTTTGACGCATTGGTCGTTTACACATGTCCTGGCAGAAAATCAGGAAGCTGATTTTaatgcttctttcttctttctgaTGCTACAAATAGACTGCTCTTTCAGGCTGGGTACT is from Triticum aestivum cultivar Chinese Spring chromosome 1B, IWGSC CS RefSeq v2.1, whole genome shotgun sequence and encodes:
- the LOC123142033 gene encoding uncharacterized protein encodes the protein MAALGSKLAQLQAKACEATRFVARKGCAYHKTLMEKNKQFVVQPPTVEKCQELSKQLFYTRIASLPGRCEAFWKEADQVKQLWRNRKDLNVEHAGIMALFGLELYGWFCVGEIAGRGFTFTGYSV